ACGCGTTCCAGCGCCCGCGGATACTCGGTAAGCAGCGCCAGATACGAACTGCGACGGCTGATGGTCGAGAGCAGATCGAGCATGCGCGCGAGTACGGCATCCGCCTCGCCCGTGCCCGCCGCGCCTTCGACGGCGCGCTGCACCAGTTGGTCGAAGCGCCGCCGGCTCATCTCGCCGAGCGCCTGGTAGCGCGACGATGTCCAGACGGCGCGCAGGCGATCGAGCGCCCCTTCGGCATCGGTGAAGCCAAGACGCGTGAGCTGGTTGCCCAGATCGCCCGTCTGCGCCTCGTCGGCCAGACATTCGCTCCACAGTTCCGGTGGACATTCGCATTCGCCCGTGCCCGGAGCGCCCTTTTGCCCGCCCCCGTTGGCCTTGTCCGCGAAAATCTCGTCGAACTGTCCGGCCACGAATTCGCGATGCTCGTCGAGCACGGTCATGAACGAGGCTTCGTCCGGGAAGCCCATGGCCCGCGCCACCGCGAGCCGGTCGTCGCCCGGGGCGGGGAGGATGTGCGTTTGGGCGTCGTCCAGATACTGAATCCGGTGTTCGAGCTTGCGCAGGAAGACATACGCGTTCGCGAGCGCCTCCGCCACGCTTTGCGCCAGCCAGCCGCGCCGGGCGGCCACGCCGAGCACGGCAAGTGTCGGGCGCACCCGCAGTTCCGGCTCCTGCCCGCCGCGAATCAGTTGAAACACCTGCGCCGAAAACTCCACTTCACGAATACCGCCGCGTCCGAGCTTGATGTCGTTGATGCGGGCGGGTTTGGCCCGCGCGCGACGCTCCGCCTCATGACGAATCTGCTCGTGCAGGGCGCGAATCGCGCCGATGACCCCGTAATCCAGATAACGACGGAAGACGAAAGGCTGCACCAGCGATGTCAGCAACCGCTCGATGCGCCGGCCCGGCTCGCTTGCCACTTCGGACACCAGACGCCCCTTGATCCAGGCGTAGCGCTCCCACTCGCGGCCCTGCACGTAGAAATACTCTTCGAGCATGGGCAGGCTGCACACGAGCGGGCCCGAGTCGCCATTGGGACGCAGGCGCATGTCGACCCGGAACACATAGCCGTCCGGGGTAAGTTCGGAAATCAGGCCGATCAGCTTGCGGCCGAGCTTGGTGAAGAACTCGTGGTTGGAGAGCAGGCGCAAACGGCCGGCCGCGGCGGGGTCGGCATCGTCGGGCGCGGTGGTGTCGCCATCGTCTTCGTACAGGAAGATCAGGTCGATGTCGGACGAAACGTTCAGCTCGCGCCCGCCTAACTTGCCCATGCCGACCACGCCAAGCGTCTGGCGCTCGCCCTCCGCATTGCGCGGCACGCCGTGAATCGCTTCGAGTTCGCGCGAGAGCACCGAAATGCCCGCCTGCACGGCAAACTCGGCGAGCGCCGTCATGGCCTCGGTCACTTCGGACAACTCGGCGCGACCGTCCAGATCGCGCTGCATGACGGCGCACAGCGCCTCGACGCGCAGCACGCGAAGCGCGCGCGCCAGACCCGCCTCGTCGAGGCCAACCACACCCGAAGGTTGCTCGGGCGGCGAGAGTCGCGTGCCGGTGATGGCTTCGAAACGGTGAGCGAGCCAGCGGGCGTCGACGGGGTGCTCCGTCAATGTGGGCAAGGTCCCGGCCAGCGCCGGGCGGCTCGCGAGCATACGCGCGGCATATCGCGAGTAGGACTGAATATCGATCGGGGTTTCGGGTGAACTCACTGGCGGGGTTCCGGTCAGCAAAGGATGAAGAGACTTTCGCATGCTTTCCCGGGCGCAATGAAGCGCCGGATCACACGTCTGTTTCCGCGACAGCCGGGCCATCGGGGGGCCGTGGGCTTGTGTTACAGTCTTTGCCACAGAAACTACCACATTCCCTCGTAGACGCGCAGCATGACCGACCGTAAGCCGCCCGCCTCGCCCACTGCGACCCGGTCCTGGTTCTCGTCACTGCCGCGTGGCTTGCGCCTGGGCCTGGAATGGCTGCTGGCGCTCGTCGTCATCGTCTATTTCGGGCTGGGCGCCGTCGTCCTCGCGACCCGGTACGTCATCCTTCCCCGCGTGTCCGACTACCGCCCGCAAATCGAGGCAGCGGCAACGCGCGCCATCGGGCTTCCCGTCACCATTGGCCGGATCGACGCCGTCTGGCGCGGCTGGCACCCTTACCTGACGCTGGAAGACGTGCGCATCACGCCCCCTACGCCTGCCGACACGCGCCCGGCGAGCTACGCCCCGCCGGGCGCGCCGCCGCCGGTCGAGCCGAGCCTGACGCTGCACCGGCTCGACGCCGTGCTCTCCTGGACCAGCCTGCTCCACTTCGACCTGCGTCTGGCGAATCTCACGCTGTACGAACCGGATCTCACGGTCGAGCGCCGCGCGGACGGCTCGATCCTCGTCGCCGGAATGCCGGTGTCGGGCAACGGGAAAACGAACGACACACAGGCGGCGGACTGGCTCATGCGTCAGGCGCGCGTCGTCGTGCGTGACGGCACGGTCCGCTGGCGCGACGCGACACGCGACGTGCCGGAGCTCGTCGTCACACAGGTCAACGCCATGCTGCGCAACCGCGGCTTCGAGCATCGCATCGGCGTGCAGGCAACGCCGCCGCAGGGCATCGTCGCGCCGCTCGACATTCGAGCACGTTTCACGAATCCCCTGTTCGCGCGTCCGGGTGAAGTCAAACGCTGGCGCGGACAGATTTACGGGGATGTCGGCACGCTCGATCTGGCCGAACTGGCGCGCTACGTCGAGCTTCCGGGCAAAGACTCGCGCGGACGGGTCGCCGCGCGCGCATGGGTCGATTTCGACGGCGGCGCGATCACCGGCGCGACGCTGCGCGCGGCGGGGGCCGACACGTCCGTGCAGTTGGCCGACGATCTCCCGCCGCTCACCTTCGATGCCACGCAGGGCCGCATCGATGTCACCCGTATCGGCGCTCAAGCCGACGCGGGCTGGAACCTGCGCGCGCGCGAACTCAGCCTGCGGGCGACCGGCAGACCGACGCTCGACGTCCCGGACCTGACCGGCAGCTTCACGCCGGGCAGCACCGAGCGCGGTCTGCACCTGGCCGTTGCCGGGCAGCGCTTCGACATCGGGGCGGCCATGGCGCTCGTGCCGTCGCTGCCTGTCGATCAACAAACGCGCGACACGCTCGCCAGTTTCCGCCCGCGGGGCCGCCTGGCGAACTTCGACGTCAACTATCAGGCGCCCAAGCCTCACGGCCCGACCAACTGGCGCGACCTGCCGGGCATCAAGCAACTGCCGCCCGAGCGCGAGCGTTACCGCATCGTTGCGGATTTCGAGAATCTCGGCCTCGACAGTCAGCCAAGTCAGCATCCCCCGCCGCGCCCGGATTCACCCAACGCGGGACGTCCCGGCTTCGCCAACCTGAGCGGCCACATCGAGGCCGACCAGACACGCGGCAGCCTCTCGCTCAATGCGAAGAATGCAACGCTCGATTTCCCGGGCCGCTTCGACCAGCCGCGCATCGATCTCGACACGCTCACGGCAAGAACGTCGTGGCGCATTTCGCACTCGGCGACCCGGCGCGACGCGCCGGCAAACGTGCAGGTGCGCCTCGATGCCGTCCACCTGCAAAATGCCGAACTCGCGGGCGATGTCAGCGGCACGTGGCAGAACGGCGGCAAGGGCAACGGCATCGTCGACCTGAAAGGGACGATTGCACGGGCGAACGCCAGCGCGGTGCCGCGCTATCTGCCCACGGACATCGGCGCGAGCGTGCGCGACTATCTCCAACGTGCGCTGACGGCGGGCATGGTGCAGAACGCGCCGTTCGCGGTGCAGGGTGATCTCGAAGATTTCCCCTACGGCAAGGGCGGCGGCAAGTTCCGGGTCGACATTCCTCTGGTGGACGTCACCTTCAACCCGTCGCCGCTGCGTCCCAGCCATACGGAAGTCTGGCCGCCGTTCGAGAAAGTGCGGGGCAATCTGCGCTTCGACGCCGACAAGCTGCACATCGCCATCGACAGCGGATCGGTGTATGGCGTCACGCTCACGCAGGTTCAGGGCGACATCAACGACATCGGTCAGGACGACTCCACGCTTACCCTCAAGGGCGACGCACGCGGCCCGGCGATGGACTTCGTCAAATACCTGAACAGCAGCCCCGTCGGCCACTGGATCGGCGACTTCACCGACGAGACGAAGGCAAACGGCAACACGCAGCTCGCGATGCAGTTGTCGATGCCGCTGGAGCATACCGACCGTTCGAAGGTGACGGGGCGCGCACGCTTGCTGCGCAACGACATTACGCTCATCAACGGCCTGCCAACCTTCGGCGCGGTGGACGGCGAGCTGGCCTTCACCGAGCGGGGCATCTCGCTCGACAATCTGCGCGGCACGTTCCTCGGCGGCGACGTTCGCGCCTCGGGCGGCAGTCGCGACGATGGCACTATCGTCCTGAACGTCAACGGCCAGATGAGCGCGCAGGGGCTGCGCGAGAACCGCGAAAACGCCACGCTGGCCCAGCTGGCCAAGCGCATGACCGGCAGCACGCCCTACACCGCGACGGTCACGGTGCGCCAGGGCATGACGGACGTGGCGGTGCAGTCCACTCTCGCGGGCCTGGCCGTGAACCTGCCTGCGCCGCTGGGCAAGAGTGCCGAGACGTCGCTGCCGGCACGCTTCACGATGCGTCCGCAGGCGAGCCCGTCCGGAGCCGGCGCCACGGCGGGACGCCGGATCGATACGCTCGACTTCGCCATCGGCAGCGTGCAGGCGAATTACGTCCAGCAGCGCAATGGCAACCGTGTCGATGTGCTGCGCGGGGGCATCGGCATCAATCAGCCCGTTCCTGCGCCGCGCGAAGGCGTGCAGGCGAGCGCCCAGTTCGACACGCTCGACGTGGACGCCTGGCGCAACGTGATCGCCTCGCTCGGCAGCGACGCGGTGCCCCCCGGCACGCAGGGCACGCCGCCCGCGCCTGCCGCCACGGCCGCCGCCGCACGCGACGAATTCGGCGCCCTCACGCCGTATCTGCCCACGCGGCTGGCGTTGCATGCCAAGCAGGTGCGCCTGCTCTCGCGGCAGTGGCCGGAACTGGTGGTCGGCGCGCAGCGCAACGACCGGGACTGGCAGGTGAGTCTGGCCTCCGAACTGGTCTCGGGGTTCGCCGAGTGGCAGGCGCCGAGCGACAGGAATCCGTCGGGCGCGATCCGTGCGCGTCTGGCCAAGCTGGTGATCCCGCGCGAAGACCATGGCAGCGACGTGCTCACGCAGGTACTTGACGAGCCGAGCGACGAGTTCCCGGCCATCGATATGGTCGTCAACGATTTCGTGCTGCGCGACAAGCCGCTCGGACGGCTGCAACTCAACGCCCACAACGACACCGAAGACGGTGTGCCGGTATGGCAACTCACAAAGCTGGAACTGAGCAACAGCGCCGCCACGCTCGACGTGAAAGGCAACTGGCGCACGTCGCGCCGCCGCGCCGCGCAGGCCGGCAGCGGCGAAGACGTGCCACGCCGGACCGTGCTCGATTTCAATCTGGATGTGAAGGACGCCGGCGGCCTGCTCGACCGCCTCGGCCTGCCCAAGACGCTCAAGGACGGCTCCGGTACCGTCTCGGGCCGCTTCGGCTGGCGCGGCGGGCCCGATGCCATTGACTATCCGACACTGGGGGGTCGCGTGACGATCGACCTCAGGCGGGGACAGATCCTGAAGG
This is a stretch of genomic DNA from Pandoraea faecigallinarum. It encodes these proteins:
- the glnE gene encoding bifunctional [glutamate--ammonia ligase]-adenylyl-L-tyrosine phosphorylase/[glutamate--ammonia-ligase] adenylyltransferase; its protein translation is MLASRPALAGTLPTLTEHPVDARWLAHRFEAITGTRLSPPEQPSGVVGLDEAGLARALRVLRVEALCAVMQRDLDGRAELSEVTEAMTALAEFAVQAGISVLSRELEAIHGVPRNAEGERQTLGVVGMGKLGGRELNVSSDIDLIFLYEDDGDTTAPDDADPAAAGRLRLLSNHEFFTKLGRKLIGLISELTPDGYVFRVDMRLRPNGDSGPLVCSLPMLEEYFYVQGREWERYAWIKGRLVSEVASEPGRRIERLLTSLVQPFVFRRYLDYGVIGAIRALHEQIRHEAERRARAKPARINDIKLGRGGIREVEFSAQVFQLIRGGQEPELRVRPTLAVLGVAARRGWLAQSVAEALANAYVFLRKLEHRIQYLDDAQTHILPAPGDDRLAVARAMGFPDEASFMTVLDEHREFVAGQFDEIFADKANGGGQKGAPGTGECECPPELWSECLADEAQTGDLGNQLTRLGFTDAEGALDRLRAVWTSSRYQALGEMSRRRFDQLVQRAVEGAAGTGEADAVLARMLDLLSTISRRSSYLALLTEYPRALERVVKVLAGSRWAAGYLISHPQLLDELLDDEALAAPFDWPSFKTQLLLSLNAAGAAGNVEVQMDILRRAHHAEVFRILLLDLQGTLSVEAIGDRLSELADIIVDVTISTVWPHVATRHREVPRFSVIAYGKLGGKELGYASDLDLIFLYDDDDDRAPDAYAALARRFVTWLTTHTGAGMLFDVDLRLRPNGLSGLLVTNIESFRQYQFREGNANTAWVWEHQALTRARFCAGDETIGATFERIRAQVLATPREALPLAQEIVAMRRKVLEGHPNPSKLFDLKHDRGGMVDIEFTVQYLVLLHSGAHPALLRNAGNIALLREAAQLGLIDARLADAAGAAYRTYRKRQHKLRLDGVETARVPSADIEAERDAVMALWDSVFANAGPV
- a CDS encoding YhdP family protein, whose product is MTDRKPPASPTATRSWFSSLPRGLRLGLEWLLALVVIVYFGLGAVVLATRYVILPRVSDYRPQIEAAATRAIGLPVTIGRIDAVWRGWHPYLTLEDVRITPPTPADTRPASYAPPGAPPPVEPSLTLHRLDAVLSWTSLLHFDLRLANLTLYEPDLTVERRADGSILVAGMPVSGNGKTNDTQAADWLMRQARVVVRDGTVRWRDATRDVPELVVTQVNAMLRNRGFEHRIGVQATPPQGIVAPLDIRARFTNPLFARPGEVKRWRGQIYGDVGTLDLAELARYVELPGKDSRGRVAARAWVDFDGGAITGATLRAAGADTSVQLADDLPPLTFDATQGRIDVTRIGAQADAGWNLRARELSLRATGRPTLDVPDLTGSFTPGSTERGLHLAVAGQRFDIGAAMALVPSLPVDQQTRDTLASFRPRGRLANFDVNYQAPKPHGPTNWRDLPGIKQLPPERERYRIVADFENLGLDSQPSQHPPPRPDSPNAGRPGFANLSGHIEADQTRGSLSLNAKNATLDFPGRFDQPRIDLDTLTARTSWRISHSATRRDAPANVQVRLDAVHLQNAELAGDVSGTWQNGGKGNGIVDLKGTIARANASAVPRYLPTDIGASVRDYLQRALTAGMVQNAPFAVQGDLEDFPYGKGGGKFRVDIPLVDVTFNPSPLRPSHTEVWPPFEKVRGNLRFDADKLHIAIDSGSVYGVTLTQVQGDINDIGQDDSTLTLKGDARGPAMDFVKYLNSSPVGHWIGDFTDETKANGNTQLAMQLSMPLEHTDRSKVTGRARLLRNDITLINGLPTFGAVDGELAFTERGISLDNLRGTFLGGDVRASGGSRDDGTIVLNVNGQMSAQGLRENRENATLAQLAKRMTGSTPYTATVTVRQGMTDVAVQSTLAGLAVNLPAPLGKSAETSLPARFTMRPQASPSGAGATAGRRIDTLDFAIGSVQANYVQQRNGNRVDVLRGGIGINQPVPAPREGVQASAQFDTLDVDAWRNVIASLGSDAVPPGTQGTPPAPAATAAAARDEFGALTPYLPTRLALHAKQVRLLSRQWPELVVGAQRNDRDWQVSLASELVSGFAEWQAPSDRNPSGAIRARLAKLVIPREDHGSDVLTQVLDEPSDEFPAIDMVVNDFVLRDKPLGRLQLNAHNDTEDGVPVWQLTKLELSNSAATLDVKGNWRTSRRRAAQAGSGEDVPRRTVLDFNLDVKDAGGLLDRLGLPKTLKDGSGTVSGRFGWRGGPDAIDYPTLGGRVTIDLRRGQILKADPGLAKLLGILSVQTLAKILTFDFNSVIGSGLPFDGIDGNVTMQAGVANTSDLTINANAATIKIDGHTDLARETQDLNVLVLPKINAASASLAWAIINPALGIGSFFAQLALGDQLSRTLSTTYHVTGSWDNPVIGQDSGNKSKIDASPENRPAAQNVQPAGMRGN